The following proteins come from a genomic window of Methanothermobacter thermautotrophicus:
- a CDS encoding DUF367 family protein, translating to MKIVVYHAEECDRKKCTSLKLGRKGKFKIVSSLNQLPRGALVLNPFSEKAVSPEDRDMVLRRGIAALDCSWKKVKKSSVIFQTARNHRSLPFLVAANPTNYGKPCILSTAEAVAATLYIVGLKDIASDIMSYFKWGPHFLDLNRELLEAYSRAENSLEVVEIQNKFIGG from the coding sequence ATGAAGATTGTGGTCTACCATGCAGAGGAGTGTGACAGGAAGAAGTGCACGAGCCTCAAACTTGGAAGGAAGGGAAAATTTAAAATAGTAAGTAGTCTCAACCAGTTACCAAGAGGGGCACTTGTCCTCAACCCTTTTTCTGAGAAGGCGGTCTCCCCAGAGGACAGGGACATGGTCCTCAGGAGGGGCATTGCAGCCCTTGACTGCTCATGGAAAAAGGTTAAGAAATCGTCCGTCATATTCCAGACCGCAAGGAACCACAGGTCCCTACCATTCCTTGTGGCTGCAAACCCGACAAACTACGGGAAGCCCTGCATACTCTCAACTGCAGAGGCCGTGGCGGCAACCCTTTATATAGTTGGACTGAAAGATATAGCGTCGGATATAATGTCCTACTTCAAGTGGGGTCCACACTTCCTGGACCTCAACCGTGAACTTCTTGAAGCTTACTCCAGGGCTGAGAACAGCCTTGAGGTTGTAGAGATTCAGAACAAATTCATAGGAGGCTAA
- a CDS encoding hydrogenase maturation nickel metallochaperone HypA — translation MCTVGGPMADIDIKKMKTRKCRCLDCGNEFKGVGRRVICPSCQSDNVECEG, via the coding sequence ATGTGTACCGTTGGAGGTCCAATGGCTGATATAGATATTAAGAAGATGAAGACCCGTAAATGCAGGTGCCTTGACTGTGGAAACGAATTCAAGGGTGTTGGAAGGCGGGTTATCTGCCCATCATGCCAGTCAGATAACGTTGAATGCGAGGGCTAG
- a CDS encoding DUF116 domain-containing protein has translation MKMISEFYQIFGQLVFLAGVGILIMLASSLFLGRLLLNEDRLIFPRLLLITVDMFYGPFKKFSETLGLNSRIVDQIGVEVRNKINEKRFRAIDPHDKALVLPHCLRNPECEARLERTGLVCTGCNRCIIGKIKERAEAIGYTVFVIPGSTFIKKIVEEHRFKAVLGVACYQDLNLAMMKLSKFSPQGVPLLRDGCFRTKVDFRAVLQKMGIEEELRRPRACMSQVPGGTQER, from the coding sequence ATGAAGATGATAAGTGAATTCTATCAGATATTTGGACAGCTGGTGTTCCTTGCAGGGGTGGGCATCCTGATCATGCTGGCATCAAGCCTCTTCCTTGGAAGGCTCCTCCTGAATGAGGACCGGTTGATATTCCCCAGACTCCTCCTCATCACGGTCGACATGTTCTATGGACCATTCAAGAAGTTCTCAGAGACCCTTGGCCTCAACAGCCGTATAGTGGACCAGATAGGCGTTGAGGTCAGGAACAAGATCAACGAGAAGAGGTTCAGAGCCATAGACCCCCATGATAAGGCCCTTGTACTGCCACACTGCCTCAGAAATCCCGAGTGCGAGGCCCGGCTTGAAAGGACCGGGCTGGTCTGCACCGGATGCAACAGGTGCATAATAGGGAAGATCAAGGAGAGGGCCGAGGCCATAGGATACACGGTCTTCGTGATACCCGGGTCAACCTTCATAAAGAAGATCGTGGAGGAGCACAGGTTCAAGGCGGTCCTTGGGGTTGCCTGCTACCAGGACCTGAACCTGGCCATGATGAAGCTGTCGAAGTTCTCGCCCCAGGGTGTGCCCCTCCTGAGGGACGGCTGCTTCCGGACGAAGGTGGACTTCAGGGCTGTCCTGCAGAAGATGGGAATCGAAGAGGAGTTAAGAAGACCGAGGGCCTGTATGAGCCAGGTCCCTGGAGGGACACAGGAGCGGTGA
- a CDS encoding TatD family hydrolase — protein sequence MDIPITDNHIHVDPLNGDGPVAVAEKFYRAGGRRMIIPNKPSWTIKAGTDYRRTMDTVLDYVEMINRETEVEAHAVVGLHPAELSRLLEAGREIERAEEMIRDGLEYAQSLVLEGRAVAIGEVGRPHYPVSDEELAAHNRLMIYAMELAAEASCPVQLHTESSGPEEFREFAGMAERAGIKKHMVIKHFSGPLTAPEENHGLTPSLIASRDVVRDGIMKGGRFLMETDYLDDSGRPGAVLGPKTVPRRTIEFINRGIFTEEDAYRIHEETVERVYGI from the coding sequence TTGGACATCCCCATCACAGATAACCACATACACGTTGACCCTCTAAACGGTGATGGCCCTGTTGCAGTTGCAGAGAAATTCTACAGGGCCGGTGGGAGGCGGATGATAATCCCGAACAAGCCCTCATGGACCATAAAGGCGGGGACAGACTACCGCAGGACCATGGACACGGTCCTGGACTACGTTGAGATGATCAACAGGGAGACTGAAGTTGAGGCCCATGCAGTTGTGGGACTGCACCCTGCAGAGCTATCAAGGCTCCTTGAGGCGGGTCGTGAGATTGAGAGGGCCGAGGAGATGATAAGGGATGGCCTGGAATACGCCCAGTCCCTGGTACTCGAGGGGAGGGCTGTGGCCATCGGCGAGGTTGGGAGGCCCCACTATCCTGTCAGTGATGAGGAGCTTGCAGCCCACAACAGGCTTATGATCTATGCCATGGAGCTTGCAGCCGAGGCATCATGCCCTGTTCAGCTACACACCGAGAGCTCGGGTCCGGAGGAGTTCAGGGAATTTGCCGGGATGGCTGAAAGGGCTGGTATAAAGAAACACATGGTTATAAAGCACTTTTCAGGGCCCCTCACAGCACCTGAGGAGAACCATGGACTCACCCCATCATTAATCGCATCAAGGGACGTTGTTAGGGATGGCATCATGAAGGGTGGCCGCTTCCTCATGGAGACAGACTACCTGGATGACTCCGGGAGGCCGGGGGCAGTCCTTGGGCCGAAGACCGTGCCCCGGAGGACCATTGAATTCATCAATAGGGGTATATTCACCGAGGAGGATGCCTACAGGATCCACGAGGAGACCGTTGAGAGGGTCTACGGGATCTGA
- a CDS encoding 50S ribosomal protein L40e produces the protein MARFEEAENRLFNIKICLKCNARNPPTAKTCRKCGYKGLRYKAKEPRG, from the coding sequence ATGGCAAGGTTTGAGGAAGCAGAAAACAGACTGTTCAATATCAAGATCTGCCTTAAATGTAACGCTAGGAACCCACCAACTGCAAAGACATGCAGGAAGTGTGGTTACAAGGGATTAAGGTACAAGGCCAAGGAACCAAGGGGTTAA
- a CDS encoding HEAT repeat domain-containing protein has protein sequence MSGRAQAAAEALGEIGDPKAVEPLTKALKDEEPSVQTQVEEALTKLNGDDLETT, from the coding sequence ATATCAGGACGTGCGCAAGCTGCAGCAGAAGCCCTGGGCGAGATAGGAGACCCAAAAGCAGTAGAACCACTCACAAAAGCACTGAAAGATGAAGAACCATCTGTGCAAACGCAAGTAGAAGAGGCATTAACAAAGTTAAATGGCGATGATCTGGAGACTACCTGA
- the hmgA gene encoding hydroxymethylglutaryl-CoA reductase (NADPH) has product MSLMDDLLEGRIKLYEIERHVPVDEAVRIRREFIERTCGVKLEHVSNYSIDMERASRRNIENPIGAVQIPLGVAGPLRVRGEHADGEYYVPLATSEGALVASVNRGCSVITRAGGATVRVTGDSMTRAPVIRTGSVVEALRLREWIYENMDALREEAESTTRHGKLVKIDPVIVAGSYVYPRFVYTTGDSMGMNMVTIATERALELLTRETGAHVIALSGNLCTDKKPAAVNLIEGRGKSITAEIMVPGDMVESVLKTTPGAVVEVNTAKNLIGSAAAGSMGFNAHYANIIGAIFLATGQDEAHIVEGSLGVTIAEERNGDLYFAVNLPDVPLATVGGGTGLETASECLDIMGVRGGGRVHEFAEIVGGAVLAGELSLMGALAAGHLARAHSELGRG; this is encoded by the coding sequence ATGTCACTCATGGATGACCTCCTGGAGGGGAGGATCAAGCTCTACGAGATCGAAAGGCACGTCCCGGTGGATGAGGCCGTCAGGATAAGAAGGGAGTTCATTGAGAGGACCTGCGGGGTTAAACTTGAACATGTCTCAAACTACAGCATTGACATGGAGCGGGCTTCAAGGAGGAACATAGAGAACCCCATAGGGGCTGTGCAGATCCCCCTGGGAGTCGCGGGTCCACTGAGGGTGAGGGGTGAACATGCAGATGGAGAGTACTATGTGCCCCTGGCAACCTCTGAGGGCGCCCTTGTCGCATCGGTGAACAGGGGTTGCTCGGTGATAACACGGGCCGGAGGGGCCACCGTCAGGGTGACAGGTGACTCCATGACCCGCGCACCAGTCATAAGGACAGGGTCCGTGGTTGAGGCCCTCAGGCTGAGGGAATGGATCTATGAGAACATGGATGCCCTCAGGGAGGAGGCAGAATCCACAACCAGGCACGGTAAGCTCGTTAAGATAGACCCTGTTATCGTGGCGGGTTCCTATGTCTACCCGCGTTTCGTCTACACAACCGGTGACAGCATGGGGATGAACATGGTCACCATTGCAACTGAGAGGGCCCTTGAACTCCTCACCAGGGAGACCGGGGCCCATGTGATAGCACTGAGCGGCAACCTCTGCACCGATAAGAAGCCCGCCGCCGTTAACCTCATAGAGGGGAGGGGTAAGAGTATAACAGCCGAGATAATGGTACCCGGCGACATGGTCGAGTCTGTCCTTAAAACAACTCCCGGGGCAGTGGTGGAGGTTAACACGGCCAAGAATCTCATTGGATCAGCGGCGGCTGGTAGCATGGGATTCAATGCGCACTACGCCAACATAATAGGGGCAATATTCCTTGCAACAGGACAGGACGAGGCCCACATAGTTGAGGGTAGCCTGGGGGTTACCATTGCAGAGGAGAGGAACGGGGACCTCTACTTCGCGGTGAACCTCCCGGATGTCCCCCTGGCAACCGTTGGCGGCGGCACTGGACTTGAAACAGCCTCTGAGTGCCTTGACATCATGGGTGTCAGGGGAGGAGGCAGGGTCCACGAATTTGCAGAGATAGTTGGAGGGGCTGTTCTTGCAGGTGAGCTTTCCCTCATGGGTGCCCTCGCAGCGGGTCACCTTGCACGGGCCCACAGTGAACTCGGCCGTGGATGA
- a CDS encoding helix-hairpin-helix domain-containing protein, producing the protein MKNHLVAHILNRVADYMELAGDEFRTKAYRRAARTVEFLNEDIEDVAAQGRLQELPGVGRNISAKIEEILATGSLELLERLSEEYPVDLDSLLSVEGVGPRTVKLLYEELGIKTLADLEEQARRHRLRRLPGMGDKREAMILRNIELARSRISRRPLAYVVPLASRIKSGLLELEGVQRVEVAGSIRRGRETVGDIDILVTATDPEAVMDHFTSMDEVEEVVVRGPRKSTVRLREGLDCDLRVFDDEVFGSALLYFTGSWEFNVELRRRAISSSMKLSEYGLFRGHERVAGRTEAEVLEALGLNYIEPELRENRGEVEAAARGELPELVTPADIRGDLHMHSLFSDGVDTVEQMAEYASVLGREYIAITDHARYIDDPDAYLRAAERIEEIEVLAGVEVSILPDGSLEVPDRFLRDFDLVVASIHEPGNLTERLLAAMDHDPVSIIGHPTGRVLGSPEPVVDIERVIEGAADAGVALEVNSNPLRLDLRDSHVKMAVDMGCRIAINSDAHSRGGLENIRWGVITARRGWAEAENVLNTMGLRRFMKWLRG; encoded by the coding sequence ATGAAGAATCATCTTGTGGCCCACATACTGAACCGCGTGGCCGACTACATGGAACTTGCAGGCGATGAATTCCGGACCAAGGCCTACAGGAGGGCTGCAAGGACGGTAGAATTCCTCAATGAGGATATAGAGGATGTTGCAGCCCAGGGAAGACTCCAGGAACTTCCAGGAGTTGGCAGGAATATCTCTGCAAAGATAGAGGAGATCCTCGCCACAGGGTCCCTGGAACTCCTCGAGAGACTCTCAGAGGAGTACCCTGTGGACCTTGACTCCCTCCTCTCAGTGGAGGGTGTCGGGCCAAGGACAGTTAAACTCCTCTACGAGGAACTTGGGATAAAGACCCTCGCAGACCTGGAGGAGCAGGCAAGGAGGCACCGACTCAGGAGACTCCCTGGTATGGGTGATAAGAGGGAGGCCATGATACTACGGAACATCGAACTTGCAAGGTCAAGGATCTCAAGAAGACCCCTTGCCTATGTGGTCCCCCTGGCATCCAGGATAAAGTCAGGGCTCCTTGAACTTGAGGGGGTTCAGAGGGTGGAGGTTGCAGGTTCCATAAGGAGGGGTCGTGAGACCGTTGGGGATATCGACATCCTCGTAACAGCCACAGACCCGGAGGCCGTCATGGACCACTTCACATCCATGGATGAGGTGGAGGAGGTCGTGGTTAGGGGTCCAAGGAAGTCCACAGTCCGCCTCAGGGAGGGCCTCGACTGCGACCTCAGGGTATTCGATGATGAGGTCTTCGGGTCAGCCCTCCTCTACTTCACCGGGTCATGGGAGTTCAACGTGGAGCTGAGGAGGAGGGCGATATCCTCTTCAATGAAGCTGAGTGAATACGGCCTCTTCAGGGGCCATGAGAGGGTGGCCGGGAGAACCGAGGCCGAGGTCCTGGAGGCCCTTGGCCTGAACTACATTGAACCCGAGCTCCGGGAGAACCGTGGCGAGGTGGAGGCCGCAGCCAGGGGTGAACTGCCTGAACTTGTAACACCCGCTGATATACGGGGGGACCTGCACATGCACAGCCTCTTCAGTGACGGGGTTGATACGGTGGAGCAGATGGCAGAGTATGCATCGGTACTCGGGAGGGAGTACATAGCCATCACAGACCATGCCAGGTACATCGATGACCCCGACGCCTACTTAAGGGCGGCTGAGAGGATTGAGGAGATTGAGGTCCTTGCAGGTGTTGAGGTCAGCATCCTCCCCGATGGCAGCCTTGAGGTACCCGACCGTTTCCTGAGGGACTTCGACCTCGTCGTTGCTAGCATCCATGAGCCCGGCAACCTGACAGAGAGGCTCCTTGCAGCAATGGACCATGATCCTGTGAGTATCATAGGCCACCCGACAGGGAGGGTTCTTGGTTCACCTGAACCTGTCGTGGATATTGAGAGGGTGATTGAGGGGGCTGCTGATGCGGGCGTGGCCCTGGAGGTTAACTCCAACCCCCTGAGACTCGACCTGAGGGATTCACATGTTAAGATGGCGGTTGATATGGGCTGCAGGATTGCAATCAACAGTGACGCCCACTCCCGTGGGGGCCTTGAGAACATCAGGTGGGGTGTCATCACCGCCAGGAGGGGCTGGGCAGAGGCTGAGAATGTTCTTAACACCATGGGATTAAGAAGGTTCATGAAATGGCTCAGGGGCTGA
- a CDS encoding amino acid permease, which yields MKSRLRRELGLFDAVNLVVGTIVGADIYIVAAYGAGSLGPASILAWILAGFMALIIALVFSEASAILPRTGGPYAYAVEALGGFTGFITGWSLWISSWVAIAVFPIAFIYYLEYFIPLNPLGEALIKVLFIISLTLINIAGVGRAGKVNDVLTVLKVAPVLLFAVLGALHLALNPGLLASNYTPVAPMGLGALGSVTVLIFWAYVGFELVTVPADEVRDPERTIPLAITLGIVFVALFYILTNAVILGLVPWRVLASSTAPLTVAGYSLMGGLGALILTAGAVFSIAGSEEAGMLTTARLLFAMSEDGFLPGFLSRVHRRFGTPHVSILVQNLTALIAALAGTVSGLIELSVVTLLLPYAATCISLAVLRRREGSGVPLKSVLGVLVCLYLLMNTTPSTTLQGILLILAGAPLYLIFRGRRL from the coding sequence ATGAAGTCCAGACTGAGAAGGGAACTCGGCCTCTTCGACGCCGTGAACCTCGTGGTGGGTACCATCGTGGGGGCCGACATATACATAGTGGCCGCCTATGGTGCAGGCAGCCTCGGCCCGGCCTCCATACTCGCCTGGATCCTCGCAGGGTTCATGGCCCTCATAATCGCCCTGGTATTCTCTGAGGCCTCAGCCATACTCCCCAGGACAGGTGGGCCCTACGCCTATGCAGTGGAGGCCCTGGGCGGGTTCACGGGTTTCATAACCGGCTGGTCCCTCTGGATCTCATCATGGGTTGCCATAGCTGTTTTTCCCATAGCCTTCATCTACTACCTGGAGTACTTCATCCCCCTGAATCCCCTGGGGGAGGCCCTCATAAAGGTCCTCTTCATCATCTCACTCACCCTGATAAACATTGCAGGGGTTGGGAGGGCTGGTAAAGTCAACGACGTCCTCACGGTCCTCAAGGTGGCCCCTGTGCTCCTCTTCGCGGTCCTGGGCGCGCTCCACCTTGCACTGAACCCGGGGCTCCTTGCATCTAATTACACGCCGGTGGCCCCCATGGGCCTCGGTGCCCTGGGCAGCGTGACGGTCCTCATATTCTGGGCCTACGTGGGATTTGAGCTCGTGACGGTCCCTGCAGATGAGGTCAGGGACCCTGAGAGGACCATACCCCTCGCCATAACCCTCGGAATAGTCTTCGTGGCCCTCTTCTACATCCTCACCAACGCGGTTATCCTTGGCCTTGTGCCCTGGAGGGTGCTTGCATCCTCAACTGCGCCCCTCACCGTGGCAGGTTACAGCCTCATGGGGGGCCTGGGGGCCCTCATACTCACAGCGGGGGCTGTCTTCTCCATCGCAGGTTCAGAGGAGGCGGGTATGCTCACAACTGCAAGGCTACTCTTTGCCATGTCAGAGGACGGGTTTCTTCCAGGCTTCCTCTCCAGGGTGCACCGGAGGTTCGGCACCCCCCATGTGAGCATACTGGTCCAGAACCTCACAGCCCTCATAGCTGCCCTCGCAGGCACCGTTTCGGGTCTAATCGAACTATCAGTGGTCACCCTCCTCCTCCCCTACGCAGCAACCTGCATCTCACTGGCCGTCCTGAGGAGGAGGGAGGGTTCAGGGGTCCCCCTTAAGAGTGTTCTGGGTGTCCTTGTCTGCCTATACCTCCTCATGAACACCACACCATCCACCACCCTGCAGGGGATCCTCCTGATCCTTGCAGGGGCACCACTATATCTGATATTTAGAGGTAGACGGCTGTAA
- a CDS encoding geranylgeranylglyceryl/heptaprenylglyceryl phosphate synthase codes for MKVEDYFHDILRERKIHLTLIDPEEQAPEEAVEIALAAIRGGTDGIMLGGSTTDSSELDNTARALRENIDVPIILFPGNTTGVSRYADAIFFMSLLNSTNPYWIIGAQALGAATVKKMGIEALPMGYLVVEPGGTVGWVGDTKPVPRNKPDIAAAYAMAAEFLGMRLFYLEAGSGAPEHVPEEMIALVKRCTDQILIVGGGIRSGEDAARVAGAGADVVVTGTVVENSDNVEDKIREIVEGMASA; via the coding sequence ATGAAGGTTGAAGATTACTTCCATGATATTCTTAGGGAGAGGAAGATACACCTTACCCTCATAGACCCCGAGGAGCAGGCCCCAGAGGAGGCCGTTGAGATAGCCCTGGCAGCCATAAGGGGAGGCACGGATGGTATAATGCTTGGAGGGTCAACCACGGATTCCAGTGAACTTGACAATACAGCCAGGGCCCTTAGGGAGAACATAGACGTCCCAATAATACTCTTCCCGGGTAACACCACCGGTGTTAGCCGCTACGCCGATGCAATATTCTTCATGAGTCTCCTTAACTCCACAAACCCCTACTGGATCATAGGTGCCCAGGCCCTGGGCGCAGCCACCGTTAAGAAGATGGGTATAGAGGCTCTCCCCATGGGCTACCTGGTGGTTGAACCAGGCGGTACGGTTGGATGGGTCGGTGACACCAAGCCGGTCCCCAGGAACAAACCAGACATTGCAGCCGCCTATGCCATGGCAGCTGAGTTCCTTGGCATGAGGCTCTTCTACCTGGAGGCAGGGTCAGGGGCACCTGAGCATGTGCCTGAGGAGATGATAGCCCTTGTTAAGCGGTGCACGGATCAGATACTCATAGTCGGCGGTGGTATAAGGAGTGGTGAGGACGCTGCAAGGGTTGCAGGGGCAGGCGCAGACGTCGTGGTGACAGGTACCGTGGTCGAGAACAGTGACAACGTTGAGGACAAGATCAGGGAGATCGTTGAGGGTATGGCTTCTGCCTGA
- a CDS encoding TIGR00267 family protein, whose product MDVRGFLHEYINMSRYVALGTLDGILAVMGVTLTASGVAGAGGLSVDNYLIALTGLSGGVALAMSNAFGSFIGERAEETRTMRELERKMMMDEGKLDDTIIHQQARRRVYMSMFTHGFSSFLGSFVPVLPFLVIGDRITATMVTVLLCLTALFILGVYLGRVSRENILRTSLEVVVIGLLIGVVSLLLGGSH is encoded by the coding sequence ATGGATGTACGCGGATTTCTTCATGAGTACATAAATATGAGCAGGTACGTGGCCCTGGGCACCCTTGACGGGATACTGGCTGTTATGGGTGTCACCCTGACAGCAAGCGGTGTTGCAGGTGCCGGGGGCCTCAGCGTGGATAACTACCTCATAGCCCTCACAGGCCTCAGCGGTGGTGTGGCCCTTGCAATGTCCAATGCCTTCGGGTCATTCATCGGTGAGAGGGCCGAGGAGACCCGGACCATGCGTGAACTTGAGAGGAAGATGATGATGGATGAGGGTAAGCTAGATGACACCATCATCCACCAGCAGGCCCGGAGGAGGGTCTACATGAGCATGTTCACCCATGGGTTCTCCAGTTTTCTGGGATCCTTTGTACCGGTCCTACCCTTCCTTGTTATAGGTGACAGGATAACTGCAACCATGGTAACGGTCCTTCTATGCCTCACAGCACTCTTCATCCTCGGAGTATACCTGGGGAGGGTTTCAAGGGAGAACATCCTGAGGACGAGCCTTGAGGTGGTGGTCATAGGGTTACTTATAGGGGTGGTGAGCCTGCTTCTGGGGGGTTCACACTGA
- a CDS encoding VWA domain-containing protein, protein MKNLIFPFTAIVGQEKVKKALILNAINPGIGGVLIKGDKGTGKTTAVRALADLLPSLRTVKGCPFNCDPDDPEGACDMCRGGDVEVEYRKMRVVELPLGATEDRVVGSLDIGKALTEGIKALEPGILAEANRNILYVDEINLLDDHLVDVLLDAAAYGVNTVEREGISLQHPSRFILVGTMNPAEGELRPQLSDRIGIHINVETVTDIGQRVLIMKRRDEFEDDPEGFVERFAESQSRLRDRIMAARKLLPAVTIDDDLLELIARVCVDAGVDGHRSDIAIVRTSKAIAAFNGRRRVREEDVEDAIVLVLGERIPGRTYNRENTRREMQRAREEMERERESEEDQGDSEASSGGEGSGGSEGEESGQGSGGSQGNEGSESRGSASLAGLSAGGPDRSPETEDVDVDIKKLLKVRGRKKERLYGARVESKTSKGKYIRSRFPRGEPGDVAIDATIRAAASRGELEIRPGDIREKIRKHGARASIVLVVDISGSMFSDRKAAMVKGLIERFIEDAQRHRDRISVVGFRGRDAKVIIPSTAHASSFRDAVESIRVGGTTPMAQGIERGLEILREEKRRGEYVPFMVILSDGMPNVGVGRDPKREAVEAASRLKDEEIPSTVINFERGSRGGRDLNMEIALASGGSYYDLHDLRDPSSAVSRIMEYERAMF, encoded by the coding sequence ATGAAGAACCTTATTTTTCCATTCACAGCCATAGTAGGACAGGAAAAGGTTAAAAAGGCCCTTATACTCAACGCAATAAACCCTGGGATAGGCGGTGTCCTCATCAAGGGTGATAAGGGTACAGGTAAGACAACGGCGGTGAGGGCCCTGGCGGATCTCCTGCCCTCCCTGAGGACTGTTAAGGGCTGCCCCTTCAACTGCGACCCGGATGACCCGGAGGGTGCATGTGACATGTGCCGTGGCGGGGACGTGGAGGTTGAATACCGGAAGATGAGGGTCGTTGAACTCCCACTGGGGGCCACAGAGGACCGTGTTGTCGGGTCACTCGACATAGGGAAGGCCCTCACCGAGGGGATAAAGGCCCTTGAGCCGGGTATACTTGCAGAGGCCAACAGGAACATACTCTACGTTGATGAGATAAACCTCCTGGATGACCACCTGGTCGACGTGCTCCTGGATGCGGCGGCCTACGGTGTCAACACGGTGGAGAGGGAGGGCATATCCCTCCAGCACCCCTCAAGGTTCATACTCGTCGGTACCATGAACCCTGCTGAGGGCGAACTTAGGCCCCAGCTTTCAGACAGGATAGGTATACACATAAACGTGGAGACCGTGACCGACATAGGGCAGAGGGTCCTCATAATGAAGAGGAGGGATGAATTCGAGGACGACCCTGAGGGCTTCGTTGAGAGGTTCGCTGAAAGCCAGAGCAGGCTACGTGACAGGATAATGGCTGCCAGGAAGCTTCTCCCGGCGGTGACCATCGACGATGACCTCCTGGAGCTCATAGCAAGGGTCTGTGTTGATGCAGGTGTTGACGGCCACCGGTCCGACATTGCCATAGTGAGGACATCAAAGGCAATAGCCGCCTTCAATGGAAGAAGGAGGGTACGCGAGGAGGACGTTGAGGATGCAATAGTCCTTGTCCTTGGTGAGAGGATACCAGGCAGGACCTACAACCGCGAGAACACCAGGAGGGAGATGCAGAGGGCCCGTGAGGAGATGGAGCGTGAGAGGGAATCTGAGGAGGATCAGGGCGACTCAGAGGCATCATCAGGGGGTGAAGGTTCAGGGGGTTCTGAGGGTGAGGAGTCAGGTCAGGGCTCCGGAGGTTCTCAGGGGAATGAAGGTTCAGAGTCAAGGGGTTCAGCCTCCCTGGCCGGCCTATCTGCGGGGGGACCAGATAGAAGCCCTGAAACCGAGGACGTGGATGTTGATATAAAGAAGCTCCTTAAGGTCAGGGGCAGGAAGAAGGAGAGGCTCTACGGTGCACGTGTCGAGTCAAAGACAAGTAAGGGGAAGTACATAAGGAGCAGGTTCCCCAGGGGTGAGCCCGGGGATGTGGCCATAGACGCCACAATCCGTGCTGCGGCCTCCAGGGGTGAACTTGAGATAAGGCCCGGTGATATAAGGGAGAAGATACGCAAACACGGTGCAAGGGCATCCATAGTCCTTGTGGTCGACATAAGCGGGTCCATGTTCTCTGACAGGAAGGCCGCAATGGTCAAGGGCCTCATAGAGAGGTTCATAGAGGATGCGCAGAGGCACAGGGACAGGATAAGTGTTGTTGGATTCAGGGGCAGGGACGCGAAGGTGATAATACCCTCAACTGCCCATGCATCATCCTTCAGGGATGCCGTGGAGAGCATAAGGGTCGGTGGGACAACACCCATGGCCCAGGGCATAGAGCGCGGTCTTGAGATACTCAGGGAGGAGAAGAGGCGCGGCGAGTACGTTCCATTCATGGTAATACTCAGTGATGGTATGCCCAATGTTGGTGTGGGCAGGGACCCCAAGAGGGAGGCTGTTGAGGCGGCCTCAAGGCTGAAGGATGAGGAGATACCCTCAACGGTGATAAACTTTGAGAGGGGATCACGGGGTGGAAGGGACCTCAACATGGAGATAGCCCTGGCTTCAGGGGGCAGCTACTATGACCTCCATGACCTCAGGGACCCATCCAGCGCTGTTTCCAGGATAATGGAGTATGAGAGGGCAATGTTTTAG